From Bradyrhizobium erythrophlei:
GCAATTTTCTGCTGGCCAACAGTCTCGTCAACGGCGTCACGCTGGTGACGATCGAGAAGTGAGCCGACAGCGCGCAGATGCGTGCCCTCGCCGCACGATCCCGTGAAGGGATTGGCTTTTGCTTGCTTCAACGGCTGAGCGTGATGGAAACTATCAGCCACCCAGGATAATCATCATACTCGAGGGGCCGCCCATGAAACGTTCGCGCCGTGTTATCCTGACCATGATGGGTACGGCGGCCGCCGGCGCGGTGTCGATGGGATTCGTGCGGCGCGATTGCGGTCCCGGGCAGATCTCCGAACTGCAGCGCGAGCCGGACGGACGCTTGCGGGAATATTGCCGCGTGAGCTATGGCGGCTTCGGCGGCGCGCCGCACCGGCTGCACGCGCATTTCCATGGCGGCCACGCGCATGGCGGTTACGCCCATGGCGGCGGCTAGCACCACGCCATGCAGCGCCTCGCCTGTCCCGAGCGCGACGACTGGCGCCTGACCGCCGAGCAAACCGGGTTCGAGTTTCACACCATCGACGGCGAGCGCTACTGGGACGAGCGCGCCTGTTACGCGTTCACGCTGGACGAGATCGAAAATCAGATCGAAGCGCCGACCGCTGAAATCGACGCGATGTGCCTCGAACTCGTCGGCTGCGCGGTCGATGACGACGAATATCTGAGCCGGCTGAAGATCCCGGAAACCTTCTGGCCGCTGATCTCGGAAAGCTGGCACCGCGACGAGGCCAGCCTCTACGGCCGGCTCGACCTCCGCTTCGACGGATCCGGGCCGGCAAAACTGCTGGAATACAACGCGGATACGCCGACTTCGATCTTCGAGGCGGCGGTGTTCCAGTGGACATGGCTGGAGCAGGCGATCGATCGGCACATCGTTCCCGGCCATGCCGACCAGTTCAATTCGATCCATGAACGTCTGATCGAAGCGTGGAATAGGCTCGGCGCGGGCCGCCATCTTCATCTCACGGGAACCACCGACAACCCCGAGGACGCCGGCACGCTGACCTATCTCGAGGATACCGCACGTCAGGCCGGCCTCGCCACCACGCTGATCGACATCGAGGACATCGGCTTGCGCGACGACGGCTGCTTCGTCGATCTCGACGATCGGCCGATGGGGCTCGTGTTCAAGCTGTACCCCTGGGAATGGATGTTCCACGACGAATTCGGCGCCCGCCTCGCCAGGGCGCCGACGCGCTGGATCGAGCCGCCGTGGAAAGCCCTGCTCTCCAACAAGGGCATTCTTCCCCTTTTGTGGGAGATGTTTCCGGATCACCCCAACCTGCTGCCGGCCTTCTTCGACGACGACCCGAACGCAGCACACCTCGGGACGAGCTTCGTGCGCAAGCCGCTTTTTTCGCGCGAGGGCGCCAACGTCACGCTGGTCAGCGACGGCACGACGGTGATGGAACAGCAAGGCCCCTATGGCGCCGAAGGTTTCGTGCGCCAGGCGCTCGCACCGCTGCCGAACTTTTCCGGGCAACATCCGGTGATCGGAAGCTGGCTGATCGACCACGTGCCGTGCGGGCTATCGATCCGTGAGGACGAGAATCCGATCACCGGCAATACGTCGCGGTTCCTGCCGCACGCGATTCTCTGAAGTGGTTTCGAGCGCCACAGCAAGCGACGGCGATCAGCGCGCGCCGACCAGCTTCAGCACCTGCGGCATGGTCGCCGAGACACCGGCGCGCGCGGCCCGTTCGGTGTTCACCCGGTAAAGCCCGCGGCGTTCGGGATAGGGCTTGAAAGCGTCGGAGATTCCCACCACGGTTTCGGCCGCACCGAGCGCCAGCACGCCGTCGGGCTCGAGCATCCGCGACACGCGTTCGAAGATGCCGACCTTGGTGTCCTGGTCGAAATAGATCAGGACGTTGCGGCAGAAGATCACGTCGAACGTGCCAAGGTGGGAAAAATCCTGCAGCAGATTGAGTTGCCGGTGCTGCACCATGGCGCGGATATCGGCATTGAGCTGCCACAGCTCCCCGGTTTGGGTGAAATGCTTGACCAGCATCTGGATCGGCAGGCCGCGCTGCACCTCGAACTGGCTGTAGAGTCCCGCCTTCGACTTCTCGAGCACCTCCTGCGACAGATCGGTCGCGACGATTTCGACCCGCCAGCCCGAAAGCCCGGCGAATTCCTTGACGCACATCGCGATCGAATAGGGCTCCTGCCCGGTGGAGGACGCCGCGCACCAGATCCGCAGAGAACGCCGGCTGGCGCGGGCCTGCACCAGCGCCGGCAGGATCGCTTGGCGCAGATGATCGAACGGAATCTTGTCGCGGAAAAAGAAGGTCTCGTTGGTGGTCATCGCCTCGACCACTTCCGATGTGAGCGCCGCGGCACCGGTTCTGATTTTCGCCACGAGCTCGGCGATGCCGGGCAGTCCCGCCCGTCGCGCCAGCGGGATCAACCGGCTTTCGACCAGGTATTGCTTGTCGGCGGACAGGTCGAGGCCGGAGCGTTCCTTCAGAAGCTTGCGCAGAAAGTCGTAATCCAATGGCGTCACGAGCGATCTCCCGCGAACACCCGCACCAGCTTCGGAGCGATCTGATTGAGCGGCAGAACGGCGGCGCAAATTCCCGCATTCGCGGCAGCACCGGGCATGCCCCAGACAACGCTCGAGGCTTCGTCCTGGGCGATCACGCTGCCGCCGGCCGCGACGATCTCCTTGCCGCCCCGCATCCCGTCCGAGCCCATGCCGGTCAGCACCAGCGCGAGAACGCCGCCCTGCCAGACATCGATCGCCGAGGTGAACAACGGATCGACCGCGGGCTTGCAGAAATTGACCGCCGGGCCGTCATCGAGGGCGATCGCGGCGTCGGCGCCGTGGCGTACGACGCGCATATGGCGGCCACCCGGAGCGAGATAGATCCGGCCGGCCTTGACGATCTCGCCATCGACCGCTTCGTGCGCCGGCCGATGGCTCGATCGCGCCAAATGCTCGGCTAGAATGGTGGTGAAGGTCGGCGGCATATGTTGCGTAATCAGCACCGGAAAGCGGTCGATCACGGGGCCCAGTTCGGTCACCAGCGCCATCAGCGCCTGTGGACCGCCGGTCGATGAACCGATCAGGAGCACCCGCGGCGCGTGGATGCTGAAGGCGCGGCGCATCAGCGGCGGCTGCGCAACCGGCGACGGCATGGGCCGCGTCAACGGCTCTCTCGCCCGGTCCAGCGCCGGCGACGATGTCGCCGGGGGCCTGCGGCGGACCTTGGCGCCGAGCGAGCGGATTTTCTGGATCAGGTCGTGGTGAAAGGTGTCGGCGGCCGACGCTTCGCGGGTGCTTTCGGGCTTCGGGATGTAGTCCGAAGCGCCGAGCGAGAGCGCCCTGAAACTGATCTCCGCGTTGCGGCGGGTCAGGGTCGACGCCATGATGATGATCAGGTTGCGCTTCTTCGCCAGCAGCAGCGGCAGCGCAGAAATGCCGTCGAGGTCCGGCATTTCGATATCGAGTACGGCGACATCGGGATTGACGCGCTCGATCTGGTTGACGGCGTCAAGGCCGGTGCGCAGCGAGGCCGCGACCACCATGTCCGGTTCGGATCCGATCCAACGGGAGATCAATCCCCGGATAACGACGGAATCGTCGACCACCATCACCCGCAACGGCTCTTGCCGTGTCGAAGTCGGGGCTGGGGAACTTGTCAAAGCAACACTCATTACTCACCAGATACGGCTGAACGCGGCACCATTGCAGCGGTAACGCCGATGGCTTTCAGCCGCCGGATCGAAACAGGCAGATCAGATCAATCCGACTTCCTGGAACTTCGCGGTGACGATGTCCTTGTCGAATGGCTTCATGATGTATTCGTTGGCGCCGGCGTGCAGCGCGCGCGCGATGTGCGCGACGTCGTTCTCGGTGGTGCAGAACACCACCTTGGGCTGGTCGCCGCCGGGCATGCGACGCAGATTGCCGAGGAATTCATAGCCATCCATGATCGGCATGTTCCAGTCGAGCAGAATGGCGTCGGGCAGTCCGCGCTTGCAGACTTCCAGCGCCTTCTCGCCGTCCTCGGCTTCGATGATCTGGAAGTCGAGACCTTCCAGGATGCGCCTTGCGACCTTTCGGATGACGCTCGAGTCATCAACTACAAGACATGTTCTCATTTCAGCCTCTGCTTCTTCCGATCCCTGAAAGGGACGTTTCCATTTGCCACCGGTTGGCGTGCCTGCCGGCGGTCTTATGCCGCCATCAAATCAGGCACGATTTCGAGGACGCGATCGACATCGAGGACGACCATGAGCTGACCGTCGAGGCGATGCACGCCGCCGGCGAGCTTGGCCATGCGGGGATCGAGATTGACGGGATTTTCCTCGCGGCCCGCGTCGGGAAGCCTGAGGACCTCGCCGATCTGGTCGATCAGCAGGCCGTAGGACTCGCCGCGCAGGTCGACGCCGACCGCCATCGGCGGCTTGCCGTCGTCGGCCCTGGGCAGCCCTAGCCGGGCGCGCATGTCCACCACGGTGACGATGCGGCCGCGCAGATTGAGCACACCGGCGATCTCGCCGGGCGACAGCGGCACCCGCGTCAGCCGTTCCGGCATGAACACGTCCTGGACGCGGGAGATCGGCAGCCCGAACAGCTGGCCTCCGATCATCGCGGTGACGTATTCGGCGACGGCGCCTTCGGTCAAGTCGGTCTTGCTGGTCATGCTTCAGATCCTTATGCCCGGGCTGAGCTTGCTTATGCCCGGGCTGAGCTTGCTCATGGCTGGCTGAACTTGTTTCATGCCGCGCGGTTGAGTTCGGCGGTCTGTTCCTTCAGCGCCGCGATCAGGCCGGGACGGTCGAACTTGGCAACGTAATCGTGGAAGCCGGCCTGCCGGCCGCGCTCGATCGCCGCCGGCGACACCAGCGAGGACAGCGCGATGATCGGCATCGCACTTAAGTGCTGGTCGGCCCGGATAATTTCGGCGAACTCGAACCCGTTCATGTCGGGCATCTCGATGTCGGTCAGCACCACGTCGAAGACCTGGCCCGAGCGCAGCGCCGTCAGGCCCTCCTGCGCGTTCGGCGCCACCCGCACCTTGTAGCCGGCGGCTTTGAGCACCGGCGCCAGCATGTTGCGGAAGAACGCGCTGTCGTCGACCAAAAGCACCGATTGCGCGGACGCCGACGGCGCCATCTCCTTGCGCGTGAACCAGTCGGGGAACGCCATCGGCAGGAAGTGGCCGACGTCGATCACTTCGGTGGCCTGGCCCTTGATCACGGCGGAGCCGAGAATGCCGGCCAGCTGCTCGCCCGCGACCTCGATGTTGAGCTTCTCCTCGACGATGTCGACGATCTCGTCGACCACCAGCCCCATCGAGCGGCGGTCGTCGGCGAACACCAGGATCGGCTGCGAGCCTGTGGTCTGGACATTGACGCCGTTCATCTGCACCAGCGGCATCAGCTGGTCGCGATACTGCACCATGTAGCGGCCGTTGGAGAGCTCGATCTTGTCGGCGGCGATCTCCTCCAGACGCGTGACGAGGCCGAGCGGCACCGCCTTGGGCTGGGCGCTGCCGGCGCGGAACACCAAAAGCGAGGTCAGTTGATCGGCGGCGCTGGCGCGGGAAGCCGCGTTCTCGTCGGCGATTTCATGGCTGGCAGCACCCGAGGCGCCCAATGCCTTGGCGATGCCGTTGGGATCGATGATCATGATCACGGCGCCATCGCCCAGGATGGTGTTGCCGGAGAACATGTCGATGTGGCGCAGCTTGGTCGACATCGGCTTGACCACGATTTCCTCGGTGTGGAACACGCCGTCGACCACGATGCCGAAGGTCTGGCTGCCGACTTGGGTCACGACGATGAAGCCGTTCTCCGGATCGGAAGAGGAGCCGTCGTCGATCTTGAGCAGTTTCTTCAGGTGCATCAGCGGCAACAGCTTGTTGCGCAGCCGCAACACCGCGGTGTCCTTGATGCGCTCGATGCGGTGCTCGGAATTGGCCCGCGCCCGCACCAGTTCGACCACCGCCAGCTGCGGAATGGCAAAGCGGTCGCCGGCGGCTTCCACGATCAGCGCCGAGACGATGGCAAGCGTCAGCGGGATCTTGATGGTGACGCTGGAACCCTCGCCGGCCACCGACTTGATGTCGATGGTGCCGCCGATCTGGTCGATATTGGTGCGCACCACGTCCATGCCGACGCCGCGGCCGGACACCGAGGTGACCGCGGCCGCGGTCGAGAAGCCGGGCGCGAAGATGAACTTGTGGATCTGCGCTTCGGTCATCTTCTCGAGTTCAGCCTCGCTGACGAGACCGCTCGAGACCGCCTTGGCCTTGATCCGCTCGGTGTTGAGGCCGCGGCCGTTGTCGGCGATGCAGATGATGATGTGGCCGCCTTCATGATAGGCGGACAGCCGAATGGTGCCCTGCTCGGGCTTGCCGGCGGCCGCGCGCTCGGCCGGGGTCTCCAGGCCGTGGTCGGCGGAGTTGCGCACCATGTGGGTGAGCGGATCCTTGATCAGGTCGAGCACCTGGCGGTCGAGCTCGGTGTCGGCGCCGTGCATCTCCAGTTCGATCTGCTTGCCGAGTTCGCCGGAGAGGTCGCGCACGATGCGCGGCAGCTTCTGCCAGGCGTTGCCGATCGGCTGCATCCGCGTCTTCATGACGCCTTCCTGCAGTTCGGCGGTGACGTTGGAGAGCCGCTGCAGCGGCACCTTGAACTCGGTGTCCTCGTTGCGCCGCGAGATCTCCAGCAGCTGATTGCGGGTCAGCACCAGTTCCGACACCATGGTCATCAAATGTTCCAGCGTATCCACGTTGACGCGGATCGACTGGTTGGCGACCTTGTCGGCCTCGTGCACTTCGTCGGCGGCGGCCACCTTGCTGGCCGCGGGTTTTACGGCGGCGGCCGGCTTTGCCTCTTTCGCCACCGGCTTGGCTTGCCTGGCGGGCGCGGCCCGCGGCGCGGGCGCGGCGACAGCTGGCGCGACCGGCGCCGTGGGCGGCGATGCAACCTCGATCGCGGTTTCGCGG
This genomic window contains:
- a CDS encoding CheR family methyltransferase, which encodes MTPLDYDFLRKLLKERSGLDLSADKQYLVESRLIPLARRAGLPGIAELVAKIRTGAAALTSEVVEAMTTNETFFFRDKIPFDHLRQAILPALVQARASRRSLRIWCAASSTGQEPYSIAMCVKEFAGLSGWRVEIVATDLSQEVLEKSKAGLYSQFEVQRGLPIQMLVKHFTQTGELWQLNADIRAMVQHRQLNLLQDFSHLGTFDVIFCRNVLIYFDQDTKVGIFERVSRMLEPDGVLALGAAETVVGISDAFKPYPERRGLYRVNTERAARAGVSATMPQVLKLVGAR
- a CDS encoding protein-glutamate methylesterase/protein-glutamine glutaminase, which translates into the protein MSVALTSSPAPTSTRQEPLRVMVVDDSVVIRGLISRWIGSEPDMVVAASLRTGLDAVNQIERVNPDVAVLDIEMPDLDGISALPLLLAKKRNLIIIMASTLTRRNAEISFRALSLGASDYIPKPESTREASAADTFHHDLIQKIRSLGAKVRRRPPATSSPALDRAREPLTRPMPSPVAQPPLMRRAFSIHAPRVLLIGSSTGGPQALMALVTELGPVIDRFPVLITQHMPPTFTTILAEHLARSSHRPAHEAVDGEIVKAGRIYLAPGGRHMRVVRHGADAAIALDDGPAVNFCKPAVDPLFTSAIDVWQGGVLALVLTGMGSDGMRGGKEIVAAGGSVIAQDEASSVVWGMPGAAANAGICAAVLPLNQIAPKLVRVFAGDRS
- a CDS encoding response regulator, with product MRTCLVVDDSSVIRKVARRILEGLDFQIIEAEDGEKALEVCKRGLPDAILLDWNMPIMDGYEFLGNLRRMPGGDQPKVVFCTTENDVAHIARALHAGANEYIMKPFDKDIVTAKFQEVGLI
- a CDS encoding hybrid sensor histidine kinase/response regulator, with the translated sequence MDDLLREFLTETSESLDTVDNQLVRFEQEPNNAKILDNIFRLVHTIKGTCGFLGLPRLEALAHAAETLMGKFRDGMPVTGQAVTLILTTIDRIKDILGQLEATEAEPDGSDQDLIDELQAMVERGMEAMSASAPPIASAASPVAPASASSAEAAPAAPAEPAVAAGSLIPQMLERPLRPGEVSLDELERAFRETAIEVASPPTAPVAPAVAAPAPRAAPARQAKPVAKEAKPAAAVKPAASKVAAADEVHEADKVANQSIRVNVDTLEHLMTMVSELVLTRNQLLEISRRNEDTEFKVPLQRLSNVTAELQEGVMKTRMQPIGNAWQKLPRIVRDLSGELGKQIELEMHGADTELDRQVLDLIKDPLTHMVRNSADHGLETPAERAAAGKPEQGTIRLSAYHEGGHIIICIADNGRGLNTERIKAKAVSSGLVSEAELEKMTEAQIHKFIFAPGFSTAAAVTSVSGRGVGMDVVRTNIDQIGGTIDIKSVAGEGSSVTIKIPLTLAIVSALIVEAAGDRFAIPQLAVVELVRARANSEHRIERIKDTAVLRLRNKLLPLMHLKKLLKIDDGSSSDPENGFIVVTQVGSQTFGIVVDGVFHTEEIVVKPMSTKLRHIDMFSGNTILGDGAVIMIIDPNGIAKALGASGAASHEIADENAASRASAADQLTSLLVFRAGSAQPKAVPLGLVTRLEEIAADKIELSNGRYMVQYRDQLMPLVQMNGVNVQTTGSQPILVFADDRRSMGLVVDEIVDIVEEKLNIEVAGEQLAGILGSAVIKGQATEVIDVGHFLPMAFPDWFTRKEMAPSASAQSVLLVDDSAFFRNMLAPVLKAAGYKVRVAPNAQEGLTALRSGQVFDVVLTDIEMPDMNGFEFAEIIRADQHLSAMPIIALSSLVSPAAIERGRQAGFHDYVAKFDRPGLIAALKEQTAELNRAA
- a CDS encoding chemotaxis protein CheW, with the translated sequence MTSKTDLTEGAVAEYVTAMIGGQLFGLPISRVQDVFMPERLTRVPLSPGEIAGVLNLRGRIVTVVDMRARLGLPRADDGKPPMAVGVDLRGESYGLLIDQIGEVLRLPDAGREENPVNLDPRMAKLAGGVHRLDGQLMVVLDVDRVLEIVPDLMAA
- a CDS encoding glutathionylspermidine synthase family protein, with amino-acid sequence MQRLACPERDDWRLTAEQTGFEFHTIDGERYWDERACYAFTLDEIENQIEAPTAEIDAMCLELVGCAVDDDEYLSRLKIPETFWPLISESWHRDEASLYGRLDLRFDGSGPAKLLEYNADTPTSIFEAAVFQWTWLEQAIDRHIVPGHADQFNSIHERLIEAWNRLGAGRHLHLTGTTDNPEDAGTLTYLEDTARQAGLATTLIDIEDIGLRDDGCFVDLDDRPMGLVFKLYPWEWMFHDEFGARLARAPTRWIEPPWKALLSNKGILPLLWEMFPDHPNLLPAFFDDDPNAAHLGTSFVRKPLFSREGANVTLVSDGTTVMEQQGPYGAEGFVRQALAPLPNFSGQHPVIGSWLIDHVPCGLSIREDENPITGNTSRFLPHAIL